One window of the Branchiostoma lanceolatum isolate klBraLanc5 chromosome 3, klBraLanc5.hap2, whole genome shotgun sequence genome contains the following:
- the LOC136429874 gene encoding uncharacterized protein isoform X1, with amino-acid sequence MGYDQFDAQKMTATVSTVGQDFTQPGTSTSSLQGCNGQSLVQSGVSGPNMALSTVDDASDDENFKQRMQGEIRSTHEVSGYQHQLASKRQHTNRNPDRPSMSPSRLLDIDTDVAMEIVVASIISDEWRTLLHHLGLSEHELETLQNKETPEVACEAGLKLWRETRGQEVTTERLVRAVKDTKVKLRTGTDQKVKLTIRERENTCMEGKAILLHKLKEMITKDVVTDTDVFDQTMERYRQLKSEVLDDTINEKGKQILLDMINEIFTETVLHDEKRFKETIRNFHKVKAEIRELCRGSVLCKLRFYRRKSQVEFMSTCKDGTLSAFLTEEYISQELVEIYGGMPLYVHIEVDEADFQRGAHFFYEEDPPGHGGQSPPMCPFGQGGAHTADTQQAEPMDTQDSPTVSLIPGPTGSDCMEESIHPPVVRENQWSEPMEVKMEPMGADLDAAFEVVSKDLWSDWERLARTMGFSQSEVEDIKAGSPDQRYEHCWKLLYRWRDREGRKATLHALMQQLRMAGFHGIAEKLDIEDLSNQDEHGASKKNWDDSEASSDSDSDSDGDDDSMKGTAPPTKMKPLKMGKRAVLDPPWTTGVKKKKMGEDGDVEMVEEAGVSTSDNTEQAEVATDDLSFMLSPVDIKRWQEVMKTHVVPDSRASLEEQFRFNMLVMHLIKDEFYHKHLCHYWNDKGTFPVRLTQFVSYVVTKLGQEHCIKGSLDIEAFKGMEQDVQYQLGKFLFKQHAGGVCKVLSLESLQSCFTDDQLKYVQAWLEPTSDPGSCSLVPYYRFRHECMRQYMMAVWVAGKIHIEGETIRANDFLRQCFDISSNLDLMAYFVAGLMAQKDQVDLFSYQLSRILFSMDTTDFYVIQKVSICMAETGQVDRFESHTSQIFPDNAIDLTSWPSMSYLGKLALAQLKETFPLKCELSHEAGILILLFKSKKNKAEAQSLLSLIEPKHRSVFLYSHYKSLLDDSAALVSNTPCRIDKLYLNNLGLTDSDLSNMLSLLQFAPALKHLSLQKTSTTGSVLSTLCDYLPFIPNIEHIVLSKCRISVDCIATFAEHFQCLQKLRHLNLSQTGISSEGVKCFAHHLSRLKALEVVDLRKNKVGKDELKFLCESITDMDSIPQLILGSQTSSYRFLLGISNRRGNRLIVKTSDSNIVRMVNELSYQMYRVELSHKGKVLYSVQTDGGKNPHRMTLDLIFAGNITKNLQALAVVLPVGHRVQQADVEELKLGRTDIGDEGVRLLAEMLCYFPSLKHLDLSDNMIISKGATAMAGHMSHLQQLEWLDLSRNVMGDDGVIALADSFCFIPKLKHLDLSSNMITCTGATAVAAHMSHLQQLEWFSFCGNDIGDYGVTALADSFCFIPKLKHLDLSDNMIASTGATAMAVHMSHLQQLEWLDLSDDVTGEPVYLSLWPPSYVYLLGVYNNKGNRLTVRTGDAAVVSLVDQMFSQVYKVELSHRDKVLYSVQTDGGESPLKMTLDLTCAGNITKNLQALAAVLPVGHRVQQADVEELKLGRTGIGDEGVRLLAEMFCYFPSLKHLDLSDNMITFTGATAMAGHMSHLQQLEWFIFCGNNIGDYGVTALADSFCFIPKLKHLDLSYNGITSTGATAVAAHVPHLQQLEWLDLSGNGIGEVGVTAMYEKLDQLEKLKYLDLIIKGVSAGIRKSLLLTLSNMEHLSEVNLSTRSSSYVYLLGVYNNKGNRLTVKTGYSGVVSLVDQVFSQVYRVDLSCRGKVLYSVQTDGGKNPHRMTLDLTCAGIVTENLQALAAVLPVGHRVQQADVEELKLGSTFIQDEGVRLLAEMFCYFPKLKHLDLSLNMITSTGATAVAAHMSHLQQLEWLDLSDDVTGEVNLSFWPSSYVYLLGVYNNKGNRLTVRTCHDGVVSLVNQMFSQVYRVELSHKGKVLYSVQTDGGENLDRMTLDLTCAGDITKNLHALAAVLPVGHRVQQADVEELKLGRSLIGDEGVRLLAKMFCYFPSLKHLDLSSNMITFTGATAVAAYIPHLQQLEWLDLSDNDIGEVNLSSWPSSYVYLLGVYNNKGNRLTVRTCHAGVVSLVDQMFSQVYSVELSCQGKVLYSVQTDGGENPRKMTLDLTCAGNITKNLQALAAVLPVGHRVQQADVEELKLGMSLIGDEGVRLLAEMFCYFPSLKHLDLSDNMITFTGATAMAGHMSHLQQLEWFIFCGNNIGDYGVTALADSFCFIPKLKHLDLSYNGITSTGATAVAAHVPHLQQLEWLDLSGNGIGEVGVTAMYEKLDQLEKLKYLDLIIKGVSAGIRKSLLLTLSNMEHLLEVNLSTRSSSYVYLLGVYNNKGNRLTVKTGYSGVVSLVDQVFSQVYRVDLSCRGKVLYSVQTDGGENPHKMTLDLTCAGIVTENLQALAAVLPVGHRVQQADVEELKLGRTDIGDEGARLLAEMFCYFPSLKHLDLSFKMITSTGATAVAAHMSHLQQLEWFSFCGNDIGDYGVTALADSFYFIPKLKHLDLSDNMITSTGATAMAVHMSHLQQLEWLDLSNDVTGEPVYLGYWPSSYVYLLGVYNNKGNRLTVRTCHAGVVSFVDQMFSQMYSVELSCQGKVLYSVQTDGGENPRRMTLDLSCAGNITKNLQALAAVLPVGHHVQQADVEELKLGRSLIGDEGVRLLAEMFCYFPKLKHLDLSSKMITSTGATAVAAHMSPLQQLEWLDLSDNAIGSNGVTAINEMLLHLLQLKYFKMDTNNLSYQDKKLLLITFANMQQLSEVHFGCWWLTFGIAEHYLRVYNNKGSRLTIRTNDTDIISLVKELFSQVYTM; translated from the exons ATGGGGTATGATCAATTTGATGCCCAGAAAATGACTGCTACAGTGTCAACTGTTGGACAGGACTTCACTCAACCAGGAACCAGTACGTCTTCCTTACAGGGATGCAATGGACAAAGTTTAGTTCAGTCTGGAGTCTCTGGACCCAATATGGCTCTTTCCACGGTGGATGATGCCAGTGATGATGAGAACTTTAAACAAAGGATGCAAGGTGAAATAAGGTCTACTCATGAGGTTTCTGGGTATCAGCATCAGCTAGCATCGAAGAGACAACACACCAACAGAAATCCGGACCGCCCATCTATGAGCCCATCAAGACTGCTAGACATAG ACACGGATGTAGCTATGGAGATTGTGGTGGCCAGCATCATCAGTGATGAGTGGAGGACTCTCCTGCATCACCTGGGTCTGTCTGAACACGAGCTGGAAACTCTGCAAAACAAGGAGACCCCAGAGGTCGCCTGTGAGGCTGGACTTAAACTTTGGAGGGAGACCCGAGGTCAGGAGGTCACAACAGAGAGACTGGTCAGGGCTGTCAAGGACACTAAGGTCAAACTACGGACTGGCACAG ATCAGAAAGTAAAGCTGACAAtaagagaaagagagaacacATGCATGGAAGGAAAAGCAATTCTTCTGCataaattgaaagaaatgatCACAAAAGATGTAGTAACTGACACAGATGTATTTGACCAAACAATGGAAAGGTACAGACAGTTGAAATCTGAAGTTCTGGATGACACTATAAATGAGAAAGGAAAGCAGATCCTCCTAGATATGATCAATGAGATCTTCACAGAAACAGTCTTGCATGATGAGAAAAGATTCAAAGAGACAATaagaaactttcacaaagtAAAGGCTGAAATAAGGGAGTTGTGCAGAGGAAGTGTTCTTTGCAAGCTGAGGTTCTACCGGAGGAAGAGTCAGGTTGAGTTTATGTCAACTTGCAAAGATGGGACCTTGTCAGCTTTTCTTACTGAGGAGTACATCAGTCAGGAGTTGGTGGAGATATATGGAGGAATGCCTCTCTATGTACATATTGAAGTTGATGAGGCAGACTTTCAGAGGGGTGCACATTTCTTCTATGAAG AAGACCCCCCAGGTCATGGTGGTCAGTCTCCACCCATGTGTCCTTTTGGCCAGGGAGGTGCACACACAGCTGACACCCAGCAGGCCGAGCCGATGGACACCCAGGATTCTCCCACTGTCAGCCTCATTCCAGGACCTACAGGCTCAG ACTGCATGGAGGAGTCCATCCACCCCCCAGTTGTGCGTGAAAATCAATGGTCTGAACCAATGGAGGTCAAAATGGAACCCATGGGTGCAG atcTTGATGCAGCCTTTGAGGTAGTGTCCAAAGACCTGTGGTCAGACTGGGAGCGGCTGGCCCGCACCATGGGCTTCTCACAGTCTGAAGTGGAGGACATCAAAGCAGGGTCACCTGACCAGCGGTACGAGCATTGTTGGAAGCTGCTGTACAGGTGGAGGGACAGGGAGGGGCGGAAGGCAACTCTACATGCACTCATGCAGCAGCTGAGGATGGCAGGATTCCATGGGATAGCAG AAAAGCTAGATATTGAAGACCTGTCTAACCAAGATGAACACGGAGCAAGCAAGAAGAACTGGGATGACAGTGAAGCATCTTCAGACAGTGACAGTGACTCTGATGGAG ATGACGATTCTATGAAAGGTACAGCACCTCCCACAAAGATGAAGCCGTTGAAGATGGGAAAGCGTGCAGTCCTTGACCCTCCGTGGACCACAGgtgtgaagaagaagaagatggggGAAGATGGAGATGTAGAGATGGTGGAAGAAGCAG GTGTATCAACAAGTGACAACACAGAACAGGCTGAGGTGGCCACTGATGACCTGTCCTTCATGTTGTCCCCTGTTGACATCAAACGTTGGCAGGAAGTCATGAAGACCCATGTTGTGCCCGACAGTAGAGCTTCACTGGAGGAGCAGTTCCGGTTCAACATGTTGGTGATGCACCTCATCAAAGATGAGTTctatcacaaacatttgtgtcaTTACTGGAATGACAAGGGTACTTTTCCAGTTAGGCTTACACAGTTTGTGTCTTATGTCGTTACAAAACTTGGTCAAGAACACTGTATCAAAGGAAGTCTTGATATAGAAGCATTCAAGGGCATGGAGCAAGACGTACAATATCAATTGGGGAAATTTCTCTTCAAACAACATGCTGGAGGTGTATGTAAGGTGTTGTCACTTGAAAGTCTACAGTCTTGCTTTACTGATGACCAGTTAAAGTATGTGCAGGCCTGGCTAGAGCCAACCTCTGACCCAGGGTCCTGTTCTCTTGTTCCATACTACAGATTTAGGCATGAGTGCATGCGGCAGTACATGATGGCTGTATGGGTTGCAGGGAAAATACACATAGAGGGAGAGACTATAAGGGCTAATGATTTTTTGAGGCAATGCTTTGATATTTCCTCAAATCTGGATCTCATGGCATACTTTGTTGCAGGTCTTATGGCACAAAAGGACCAAGTAGACCTGTTCTCATATCAGCTATCTAGAATATTGTTTTCCATGGATACAACAGACTTCTATGTCATCCAGAAAGTTTCCATTTGTATGGCAGAGACAGGGCAGGTTGATAGATTTGAAAGTCACACATCACAGATTTTTCCAGATAATGCTATTGATTTAACATCATGGCCAAGTATGAGTTACTTAGGAAAGCTGGCATTGGCACAGCTGAAGGAAACATTTCCTTTAAAATGTGAACTTTCCCACGAGGCCGGGATCCTAATCCTCctgttcaagtccaaaaaaaacaaagcagAGGCACAGTCTCTACTGTCCCTTATAGAGCCCAAACACAGGTCTGTTTTCTTGTACTCACACTACAAGTCTTTGTTAGATGACAGCGCAGCTCTGGTCTCCAATACACCATGTCGCATTGATAAGCTTTACCTCAATAATCTTGGACTCACAGATTCTGACCTAAGTAACATGCTCTCACTACTACAGTTTGCACCTGCATTGAAGCATTTGAGTCTCCAAAAGACCAGTACAACTGGCTCTGTTTTGTCAACACTATGTGACTACTTACCATTCATTCCAAATATAGAACATATTGTGTTGTCAAAATGCAGAATTTCTGTTGATTGTATTGCTACCTTTGCTGAACATTTTCAATGTCTCCAGAAGTTAAGGCATCTGAACCTGTCACAGACAGGTATAAGTAGTGAGGGAGTAAAATGTTTTGCACATCACCTGTCAAGACTGAAAGCGCTAGAAGTTGTAGATCTAAGAAAAAACAAGGTTGGAAAGGATGAGCTGAAATTTTTGTGTGAGTCCATTACTGATATGGACAGCATACCACAATTGATTCTTGGCTCCCAAACATCTTCCTACAGATTCCTACTAGGTATTAGCAACAGGAGGGGTAACAGGCTCATTGTTAAGACTAGTGACTCCAATATTGTGAGAATGGTAAATGAGCTTTCCTATCAGATGTACAGAGTGGAGCTAAGCCACAAGGGTAAAGTTTTGTATTCAGTACAGACAGATGGAGGGAAGAATCCACACAGGATGACATTAGACCTGATATTTGCTGGTAACATTACTAAGAACCTCCAGGCTCTTGCTGTAGTCCTGCCTGTAGGGCACCGTGTGCAGCAGGCAGATGTGGAGGAACTCAAGCTGGGAAGGACTGACATTGGAGATGAAGGGGTGAGATTACTGGCTGAGATGCTCTGTTACTTCCCAAGTCTCAAACATCTAGACTTGTCTGATAACATGATCATATCCAAAGGTGCCACAGCTATGGCTGGTCACATGTCCCACCTACAGCAGCTGGAGTGGTTAGATTTGAGTCGTAATGTCATGGGAGATGATGGTGTCATAGCACTTGCTGACAGCTTCTGTTTTATCCCAAAACTCAAACATCTAGACTTGTCCTCTAACAtgatcacatgtacaggtgccACAGCTGTGGCAGCTCACATGTCACATCTACAGCAGCTGGAGTGGTTCAGCTTCTGTGGTAATGACATTGGAGATTATGGTGTCACAGCACTGGCTGACAGCTTCTGTTTTATCCCAAAACTCAAACATCTAGACTTGTCTGATAACATGATCGCATCCACAGGTGCCACAGCTATGGCAGTTCACATGTCACATCTACAGCAGCTGGAGTGGTTAGATTTGAGTGATGATGTCACTGGTGAGCCCGTATATCTCAGCCTTTGGCCCCCTTCTTATGTGTATCTTCTGGGTGTGTACAACAACAAGGGCAACAGGCTGACTGTCAGGACCGGTGATGCTGCTGTTGTCTCATTAGTTGATCAGATGTTCTCTCAGGTGTACAAAGTGGAGCTCAGCCACAGGGACAAAGTCTTGTATTCAGTACAGACAGATGGAGGGGAGAGTCCACTCAAGATGACATTAGACCTGACTTGTGCTGGTAACATTACTAAGAACCTCCAGGCTCTTGCTGCAGTTCTGCCTGTAGGACACCGTGTGCAGCAGGCAGATGTGGAGGAACTCAAGCTGGGAAGGACTGGCATTGGAGATGAAGGGGTAAGATTACTGGCTGAGATGTTCTGTTACTTCCCAAGTCTCAAACATCTAGACTTGTCTGATAACATGATCACATTTACAGGTGCAACAGCTATGGCTGGTCACATGTCACACCTACAGCAGCTGGAGTGGTTCATCTTCTGTGGTAATAACATTGGAGATTATGGTGTCACAGCACTGGCTGACAGTTTCTGTTTTATCCCAAAACTCAAACATCTAGACTTGTCTTATAATGGCATCACATCCACAGGTGCCACAGCTGTGGCTGCTCATGTGccacacctgcagcagctggaGTGGTTAGATTTGAGTGGTAATGGCATTGGTGAGGTTGGTGTCACAGCTATGTATGAAAAGTTAGACCAACTTGAAAAGCTGAAATATCTAGATTTAATTATAAAAGGTGTCTCTGCTGGCATTAGAAAATCTCTGCTTCTCACGCTGTCTAACATGGAGCACCTTTCAGAGGTAAATCTCAGCACTAGGTCATCTTCTTATGTGTATCTTCTGGGTGTGTACAATAACAAGGGTAACAGGCTGACTGTCAAAACTGGTTATTCTGGTGTCGTCTCATTAGTTGATCAGGTGTTCTCTCAGGTCTACAGAGTGGATCTCAGCTGCAGAGGTAAAGTGTTGTATTCAGTACAGACAGATGGAGGGAAGAATCCACACAGGATGACATTAGACCTGACTTGTGCTGGTATTGTTACTGAGAACCTCCAGGCTCTTGCTGCAGTTCTGCCTGTAGGGCACCGTGTGCAGCAGGCAGATGTGGAGGAACTCAAGCTGGGAAGTACCTTTATTCAAGATGAAGGGGTGAGATTACTGGCTGAGATGTTCTGTTACTTCCCAAAACTCAAACATCTAGACTTGTCCTTGAACATGATCACATCCACAGGCGCCACAGCTGTGGCTGCCCACATGTCACACCTACAGCAGCTGGAGTGGTTAGATTTGAGTGATGATGTCACTGGTGAGGTAAATCTCAGCTTTTGGCCCTCTTCTTATGTGTATCTTCTGGGTGTGTACAACAACAAGGGTAACAGGCTGACTGTCAGGACTTGTCATGATGGTGTTGTCTCATTAGTTAATCAAATGTTCTCTCAGGTCTACAGAGTGGAGCTAAGCCACAAGGGCAAAGTCTTGTATTCAGTACAGACAGATGGAGGTGAGAATCTAGACAGGATGACATTAGACCTGACATGTGCTGGTGACATTACTAAGAACCTCCATGCTCTTGCTGCAGTCCTGCCTGTAGGACACCGTGTGCAGCAGGCAGATGTGGAGGAACTCAAGCTGGGAAGGTCCTTAATTGGAGATGAAGGGGTGAGATTACTGGCTAAGATGTTCTGTTACTTCCCAAGTCTCAAACATCTAGACTTGTCCTCTAACATGATCACATTCACAGGTGCCACAGCCGTGGCTGCTTACATACCACACCTACAGCAGCTGGAGTGGTTAGATTTGAGTGATAATGACATTGGTGAGGTAAATCTTAGCTCTTGGCCCTCTTCTTATGTGTATCTTCTGGGTGTGTACAACAACAAGGGCAACAGGCTGACTGTCAGGACTTGTCATGCTGGTGTTGTCTCATTAGTTGATCAGATGTTCTCTCAGGTGTACAGTGTGGAGCTCAGCTGCCAGGGCAAAGTCTTATATTCAGTACAGACAGATGGAGGGGAGAATCCACGCAAGATGACATTAGACCTGACATGTGCTGGTAACATTACAAAGAACCTCCAGGCTCTTGCTGCTGTCCTGCCTGTAGGGCACCGTGTGCAGCAGGCAGATGTGGAGGAACTCAAGCTGGGAATGTCCTTAATTGGAGATGAAGGGGTAAGATTACTGGCTGAGATGTTCTGTTACTTCCCAAGTCTCAAACATCTAGACTTGTCTGATAACATGATCACATTTACAGGTGCAACAGCTATGGCTGGTCACATGTCACACCTACAGCAGCTGGAGTGGTTCATCTTCTGTGGTAATAACATTGGAGATTATGGTGTCACTGCACTGGCTGACAGTTTCTGTTTTATCCCAAAACTCAAACATCTAGACTTGTCTTATAATGGCATCACATCCACAGGTGCCACAGCTGTGGCTGCTCATGTGccacacctgcagcagctggaGTGGTTAGATTTGAGTGGTAATGGCATTGGTGAGGTTGGTGTCACAGCTATGTATGAAAAGTTAGACCAACTTGAAAAGCTGAAATATCTAGATTTAATTATAAAAGGTGTCTCTGCTGGCATTAGAAAATCTCTGCTTCTCACGCTGTCTAACATGGAGCACCTTCTAGAGGTAAATCTCAGCACTAGGTCATCTTCTTATGTGTATCTTCTGGGTGTGTACAATAACAAGGGTAACAGGCTGACTGTCAAAACTGGTTATTCTGGTGTCGTCTCATTAGTTGATCAGGTGTTCTCTCAGGTCTACAGAGTGGATCTCAGCTGCAGAGGTAAAGTGTTGTATTCAGTACAGACAGATGGAGGTGAGAATCCACACAAGATGACATTAGACCTGACTTGTGCTGGTATTGTTACTGAGAACCTCCAGGCTCTTGCTGCAGTTCTGCCTGTAGGGCACCGTGTGCAGCAGGCAGATGTGGAGGAACTCAAGCTGGGAAGGACTGACATTGGAGATGAAGGGGCAAGATTACTGGCTGAGATGTTCTGTTACTTCCCAAGTCTCAAACATCTAGACTTGTCCTTTAAGATGATCACATCCACAGGTGCCACAGCTGTGGCAGCTCACATGTCACATCTACAGCAGCTGGAGTGGTTCAGCTTCTGTGGTAATGACATTGGAGATTATGGTGTCACAGCACTGGCTGACAGCTTCTATTTTATCCCAAAACTCAAACATCTAGACTTGTCTGATAACATGATCACATCCACAGGTGCCACAGCTATGGCAGTTCACATGTCACATCTACAGCAGCTGGAGTGGTTAGATTTGAGTAATGATGTCACTGGTGAGCCCGTATATCTCGGCTATTGGCCCTCTTCTTATGTGTATCTTCTGGGTGTGTACAACAACAAGGGCAACAGGCTGACTGTCAGGACTTGTCATGCTGGTGTTGTCTCATTTGTTGATCAGATGTTCTCTCAGATGTACAGTGTGGAGCTCAGCTGCCAGGGCAAAGTCTTGTATTCAGTACAGACAGATGGAGGGGAGAATCCACGCAGGATGACATTAGATCTGTCATGTGCTGGTAACATTACAAAGAACCTCCAGGCTCTTGCTGCAGTCCTGCCTGTAGGACACCATGTGCAGCAGGCAGATGTGGAGGAACTCAAGCTGGGAAGGTCCTTAATTGGAGATGAAGGGGTGAGATTACTGGCTGAGATGTTCTGTTACTTCCCAAAACTCAAACATCTAGACTTGTCCTCTAAGATGATCACATCCACAGGTGCCACAGCTGTGGCTGCTCACATGTCACCCCTGCAGCAGCTGGAGTGGTTAGATTTGAGTGATAATGCCATTGGTAGTAATGGTGTTACTGCTATCAATGAGATGCTACTCCACCTTTTGcaactgaaatatttcaaaatggaTACAAACAACCTCTCTTACCAAGATAAGAAATTGCTACTTATCACATTTGCAAACATGCAGCAGCTATCAGAAGTGCACTTCGGCTGCTGGTGGCTTACGTTTGGAATAGCTGAACATTACCTGCGTGTCTACAACAACAAGGGCAGTAGACTCACTATCAGGACTAATGACACTGATATCATCTCACTAGTTAAAGAGCTGTTCTCTCAGGTATACACAATGTAG